Within Colius striatus isolate bColStr4 chromosome 5, bColStr4.1.hap1, whole genome shotgun sequence, the genomic segment GCACATGCCTTTCCATATGGATGACTATTTCACGAGGGGGGCAGGGTTTAAATAGCCAAAGCTTTATATTTCACTTATCATTAAGGCTGtctgaaaagggaaaatttaTGCAAATATCCCTGCCATTCTGAGTGGCAGCTAGGAAATGAGCACATAAAACTTTGCAAGAGGAAGCAAGTAGGTTACCTTGGTGAAAGACCTTGCAAAAGTGACTAAAATAAAAGCTGAGAGATGTTCTTGCTGGAAGATCTGTGTGGTAAAACCAAACGTGGTTCTGTCTGACTGTGTTTCCTGTAGGTTTAATATGGTACAGACAGTAGTGACACTACTGAGCTAACATCTAAGTGACTTTTGCAGAAATGTTGAAGAAGACATAAGAAATtttacaagctttttttttaagaaaaacccCAAGTATATTAAAGCTTCTGAAATTACAAATTCATCGTAaaattctgttgtttttttttaatgagatacTGAAGacatctttaaagaaaatcccATAATGAGGATGCATCCTAGAGAGCTTGGAGCTGTGAAAATTCAGTATATACCTCCCTCTGTGCATTCCTTATGGGGGTTGTCATAAAGGTTTTAAATAGTTAGGCAGTACATGTATGAATCTCAGTGAGTTTATTTTTCCAGCTATATTTAAGTCATGCATTCAGGTCTGTCTGAGGCTGAAGGGACCCATTAGGTCATCCAGTTTATCTCCCTGCCAAATAGACTCTTGGTTCCCCAGTGCCTTTACTAGTGCTACAGCCAGCCCTGGACAGCACTGGAGATAGGGTTTTCACCACTTCTATTGAGAAACAGTGCTGTTGAAATGCAGGGTTCCCAAACAGCTTGCTTGGATATGTTGCTTTGCTCTTTGCATTCCAATCACAGGCAAACATTACCTGTCTTTGCATTGAAGTCCTGCTTGTGGCCTACCCTCATGCTTTCTGTCACCTCCTAGTCTGCTCCAGTCTGTACTAATGCAAAGGGCTTTTGAGGGGAGTGTATTACATTTTCAGGTGGATATGTGCTCAGGGTGGTGGCCAAGAGAGACTTCCCCTTAGCACTGACATGATGTGTGTGTTGCAAGGTGTTAGCCATCATATCTGAACTTCTGCTTTGTCCCTCTCCTGATTGTCCACACTGGTATTTGCATGTGGTCCTGCCAAATCAAGTGTTATTGCCCGTGTTGCCCGGCATGGTGGGAAGTTCTCCCACAGGAGTGCTGTCCTCCTCCAAGTCACTCTTGAAATGTCTCATAATGATGCTTattaccaaaaccaaaacaccaacaTAAAAAATGGCTTTACACTTCAATGGCAGAACAATTTCTGTACTGATGCCACCACTTACACACCAGCCTATCTGTTTTGGGGTTCTGTGCACTCCACTTCTGTCTATAAGTGCTCACACTTTCTGGATAACAAGCTGCCTTTGTTATACTCTGGTTGAGCTCAGGGAGACAGTGGTGCATGGGAACAATTTCTAAGTGCTGCTGCACAACATGCATTTGGGAAGAATGCACTGTGATGGTTGAGCTCTGGTTGTGCTTATGTTAAATACATAGGAGAAATTTTGGCAACATTAACGAAGCCAAGCAGATTAGCCTGGAAGATGCTCTAAGAAGCAGAGAGATCCATGCAGCCTTCATCAGCACAGAGAACAGAAGCCATGAAGAAACCATCAggtattttaaagtattttgttgtttttttcccccttcccaccttttcccctgtAATTTAGAAGCCTAGAAGAGCTGTGTTGGAGCTGTTGCAGGAGAGCATGTAGACACTGGAGAAGAGACTGTCAGACTAGAAGCTGCAAGTGAATGATAGCAAGTTCCCTAGAGCAACCAATAAGCCCCGTGAAAGTGTGAGGTTTAGGGTGCATTAATTTCCCAGGTAATTCCAGTTGTGTACTTCTAGGCCTGTGCATGATAGACAGGCAACTTAAAATGGGATTcaaagcctttcctcacagattATATAGGGGAAGGGTGCTCTGGTGCCCCATTCCAGGCACTCAGGTGTCTGGAAGTTCGAAATTGCAGTGCTCAGCTCTGTTGCATTTTATTGACCTGCTGTAGTTGAGTGAGGGagttctgtggaaaaaaaagagagttaaaCCACATCTCTCCTGGTGTTTAAGTGTATGATGTAGCCACCACACCATCTTTGCTAGGAAACTTGCCATTTGCTTCTGTTGCTCTGCATTGTGCATTTCTCCATGTGCATCTGACTGTGGGGATGAGACGCAGCTTGAAGAGCGTAGAGAGATGATTATGATGATGtactttacttttaaaaaaacaatcttttatcCCTTTCAGAATGTTTCTAGAAGCTGGGAAACATGTCCTCGTTGAGTACCCCATGGCTTTGTCTGCTAAGGCAGCCCATGAGCTCTGGGAAATGGCTGAGAAGAAAGGTAACACACCATACTCAAAGTTGtaaacagtattacctgtcggGTAGCACCAAAGGCATCAAACTCAAAGGCAGGGCTCCAGCCTGCTATTAATCATGATGTACAAGGGAGTATACCTCTCTGAGATCTCTGATTCTTCAATCTAGGATTGAAGATATGTGCCAATGGGCAAACAAATGCACAAATGCCAATGCTAAGAGTAAGGTGTGTTTCCCCTCACAAAAGCACTGGCCTCTGCCAGTGACATAAAGAATGCAGTTAGAGAAGGAACCTTTTGATACTGTGGTAGTAAAGCACTTAAAGAATATGGCCCATTGGATTTGTGtacttccctgtccttcctctccttgaaaataaaactggaaaCAGCTCCCCTAGCTTCTAGTGTTTGTTTGTAGTGTCtcctggttggtaataaactgaacattagccagcaatgtgcccaagaaggccaatgacatcttgggatgcatcaggaagagtgtggccagcaggtcgagggaggttctactccctcTTATTCCCTCTCTACTGtgccatggtgaggcctcatctggagtcctgtgtccagttctgggctcctcagctcaagtgggacagagaaattctggaaagagtccagagcagggccaccaagttgatcaggggactggaacatcttccttatgaggaaaggctacaggaactggggctgtttagtctgaaggagactgaggggggatctcattaatatttataagtatctaaatggtggatatcaggagactgggacatcccttttttctatggtacctagcaacatgacaaggggtaatgggatgaagctggaacacaaaaagttccatttaaacataaggaaaaactatttccctgttgaggtgagggagccctggcacaggctgcccagggagggtgtggagtctccttccttggaggtcttcaagacccacctggatgcattcctatgtgacctgctctatgtgaacctgcttctgcatggggattggaccagatgaacTCTAAAGttccctccaacccctaccattctatgattcaccaATATACCATTGTCTTGTCATCCCTCTCTGAGCTTCTGATGCTTGTTATATCTATTGGATAGatataccattctatgatgtgCCAGtcacacacagctgctcacgCTATTATAGGCCAGCAAGGCATCTTTGTCTGAAAGGCTGTTTGTCTCTTAAGACAAATCTCTTTGTTTGTGCAAAGTGCGTAGTCCCATCCCTGTGGTGCCAGGGTCAGAAGCTGGTGGTTCACTTGAGGCCAATGGGGTTGTAAGGGGCTGCAAGGACCAGGAAAGTCCTGGGCAGGAGCAAACTATTTGGGCAAGCTGCACTATTTATGCCACTGCTTCTTACAAATTTCCTTTGAGCCTTTTGTCCTAAACCACCGGAGGTATAGGATTTCTGCTTTGCGGTTTCCCTGTGCCAGCGCCACCCTGTGCCTTGGTGCTCGCCAAATGGCTTCTCATTGAGCAGAATTTATACCTCTTCttttgaagcagcagcagttacTGTCAGCAGCCTAAACTGACTTTCCTGGAAACCTTCCAGAAAAGCACATACTGAGTGAAGGCCGCATTCAATGTGTATTGTATAGCTTCTCTTCCAAAGGAGCCCAGTTAGTTGCAGTGGAGGGCTGCTCTCTTGAAATACAATCTGTGTCTCACTGttatgctatttttttcccctcatttttttcttccttactaccctaggaggaaaaaatgcagagcAAGGAAATAGGAGGGGAACAAGGCCAAGAATTAATCAGTCTTACTTAGAAGACTCATGGTGCAGCCTTAGTTGGGTATTGGGTTTCATTACAGAGTTTCTGTTAAATGTAGCGTCTACTGTTGCTGTAGTCTCTGAATTTGTTGTCTCCTGGAAATCCTCAGCTTAGACTGATGCTTCAGCTCAGGGCCCatgtttgattttcttcctGGCATCATTTTGCCGACCACACGTGAGAACATTTCCAAGTGAGTTCCCAGTGGTGGCTGGTGAAGCCTTTACTGCTCAGATGTGCCTTCATTTCACACAGAAAGCTCTTGTTTGCAATCTGTCCTGATCTTTGGTGTgttctttgggtttttgtgttgtttttttctttcatggcaGACAAAGTACTCCACGTGGAACACATTGAGCTTCTAACTGAAGAGTACAAACAGCTGAAAAAAGAggtggctggaaaagacctggtGAAGGGAACATTGCATTTCACAGGTCAGTAGATGTGAAGAAATCCAAGTCCACCTGGATTTGTCTGCCTGCTCCCCAGGGCCAGCAGTCCTTCCAGGCTTCATTCCATCCTTCTAGTCGAGAGTCTGTCTATAAACTAATGAGACACATGGGGTCAATGCTTGATATTTCCAAGAATTGAAGAACTGTCTGGAAAACACCTTTGCCTTACTAGTTCTCTTCTATGAGCTCTTGCTTTGCTTATCTCTTTTTGTTATCTGGTGAAGAAATCAAGCTCACCCCTTGGTGTGTGGAGGAGAGAGCGCTTCTCCCTTCTGTCCTTTGGTGGCAGTGACCAatttctcattcatatttatctCAGAGAAGAGGGTGATCTCTGAGTTTCTAGTCTTTAGTCTTTTGTTCTGGAGTTTGTTTGTGGAAAAGTTGGGAGAGGTTTTTGagccatttttttctccctattttATTCCTGTGTTGAATCCACATACACCTTCCCATCTTCAGTGTCTCCTGAAGGGTTTGTTAAGTATATAATTTGTGCAGCCTTCTCTGTCATAGCTCTCCCAACTGATCCATTTCCATGGTGGTTGACTTTCCTTCTTATCCCATCTGCTCATACCCTACACCCTGGTCTCTAAGCCTTCAATGCTACAgtttcttcagcctttcctgtgcagagagcagcattttctttcacatttctcAACATCTTCTGTTGCTGTTGCACCAGGTAGTGTCCTCgatgaaaacaaaactggatTCCCAGCTTTCAGTGGAATTGCCCGACTCACTTGGCTGATTGACCTCTTTGGAGACCTCACTGTTACCTCTGCCACCAGAGAAGTGCAGAAGGATAAGAATTATTCCAGAATGACAGTTCACTTTCAGACAACAAACAAGAAGTGAGTAATGGCTGAGGCAGTGGGTGAACCAGGCTCCTCAGGTATCGTCTGCAGGAGTTCTGCATCCTCTGTTCCTCTCGTGGAAACAGGGTGGGTGAATGCTGGCTTGAAAGTGTACAAGAGAAACAGACCTGAAAGTGCTTCCTACAGTAATCATGGTAAAAAGAGCCACCACCTAACAATGTCTCCTGAAGAACACAAGGAGGtttaaaagctcttttccaatGTCTGACTATAGGGGTGGGCCCCTAATGCATTTTGCCATGGGCAAGACTGAAAGAGCCTTCTCTTGCACTCTGAAAAATTGTTCAGAGGCAggacatttttttgtttggggtcAGACATTCTGGCTGGTTGAAAGCTAACCTTCCTTTAAAGGTTGAGGATATGTGAATGTTTGAAAAGGTAACGTGCTAGTTATGATGTGTAGCTTACACCACTATTGTGCTTGTGCACAATGGTAGTAGCAGCAGGTTAAGAGAAAATTCCACATTTTGAGCAGAAGCATAATAGACTACTAAAAGTAGTCTATTACTGTATGCAAAGTTTGCTCTTGATCAGTGCCTGATCTGCAGTCCTGAAGTTTCcttgatttttcttgtttcttgtctttttgcttttgttttgtgtgttgGACTGAGTGAGAATCCAGCAGCCAGGATTACTTGCCATTTTTCCAATCATTGGGCTGTGACTTTCTGTCATAAAACTCTTTTGCTGATactggaaagggctgcccagatggattgttgagtctccttccctggagactttccaaacccacctggacgagttcctgtgtgacctactctaggtggtcctgctctggcagggggtttgactagatgatctttcgaagtcccttccaacccttaagattctctgattctatgagttTAATCTCCCTTTAATTAGATAATTACAATAGCCTTGCTATCAAATAGTGTATTTTTAATGGCCTTACTATAAAATagtatcttttaaaaacatgacaTGAAGTATATATGAAGTAGGACGTCACAGTTTCATGCTGTAGTTTGAGTACTCAACTTGGTGGTATATTTTGCTGAAAGCCCTCCAGTTTGGTtatcctgggacctctgcatgGAGGTCGTGTTCTTTCAGGCAGATTGAAGTTACTTACAATGACAGTTTACTGCATGCTATAGAAGCAACTTGGGAATTGTCTGATATGAAAAGGTGCAGAGAAGTTACTCAAGCTCTTTATGTTTCCTAAGAGGTAGGAATGGTGATGGAACAATTTGTTCCTTTCTCTTCACTTCTGTTGTCCTGTTTCTTCCATATAGCACGTTCTGCCTTTGAGACAGACAACCCCCTCAAGAGCATATGACAAGATACATGTGAGAAGTCtagggagagaagggaaaaattaGATCCCATGGGAGAATATCTGGCCTGTCTTCATTTGCAATAAGTGGCCCTTTGTTGTTGCATATGCTGCTAGGAAActtaaaacccaaaccaaaacccaacaacaacaagaaagaagaaaatgccaaACACAAATGCTTACTCATGTAAGAAGTTTAGATAAGTGTTCAGTTTAAAGAGTAATAATCTGAAGGACTAGCTATTTGGGGAGTGAATGATCAGCTCATTTCAACTGTTAGCATCACCATGGGTGCAGTTAAGCATTTTACCAGCCAGTCTGCAAGTTTATCCCGGGATTAGTGCCTTGTTTTAGCAATCTTACTCtctctttaaataaaacatcggttttaattccttttaaaacatggcTGTGGGAGGACAGGCCTTTGTATACAAGCTCTGTTTACCCTCCTAGCAATGTGCCAGTAACTGGAGCAGCTGTGAAGATCTGTATAGAGTGAGATTTTGAACTGAATCCAGCAGGTGGACCTAAAGGCTTAAAGATTTCCCTGTCTGTCCCGTCTCCTGAGCTGCCAACTGTGATCTTTGCTAGATACAGAACCATTTCTAGATTGCTGTTCTTTCCCTGCTCTACACCACTAACCAATACCTGCTTTCCTTAGCCCACTGCTGTTGGTGTAGGTCAGTGAGTGTTTTGTCACCGTGAGCGTTTGAATGCCCCCAGGGACAGTCAACTTTACGCCTCTGGGATAATTTATACCAGCTGGAAAATTACATAGCGTTCCTGTATTGTGGTCGTGGCGGGGCCGTGTTTCCTGCTGACCTTCCCC encodes:
- the BLVRA gene encoding biliverdin reductase A — its product is MFGTVVVGVGIAGLARIRDLMNPMPSSPSEHLKLFGFVSRRNFGNINEAKQISLEDALRSREIHAAFISTENRSHEETIRMFLEAGKHVLVEYPMALSAKAAHELWEMAEKKDKVLHVEHIELLTEEYKQLKKEVAGKDLVKGTLHFTGSVLDENKTGFPAFSGIARLTWLIDLFGDLTVTSATREVQKDKNYSRMTVHFQTTNKKPLTWIEERGPGMRREKKINFCFTSGCLENFPQAPRSAVGLFMQDQNLFAKKLLGQVSKEELAAEKWRILRCLDLAEVIQQHCEQPEKISP